The proteins below come from a single Deltaproteobacteria bacterium genomic window:
- a CDS encoding Zn-ribbon domain-containing OB-fold protein, with protein sequence MSEITNIVTPIRLDYTYTAGHATQRFLLGMAEGRILGQRCPECAKVYVPPRGACPKCGVPTTDEVEVTGKGTVTTFCIVRIPSDVLSVPPPFTCAHVLLDGADLPFFALIQECDFDAVRMGMRVEAVWAPKAELAATFESIRYFRPIDEPDAPYETYKEHL encoded by the coding sequence ATGAGCGAGATCACCAACATCGTGACGCCGATTCGCCTCGACTACACGTATACGGCGGGGCACGCGACGCAGCGCTTCCTCCTCGGCATGGCGGAAGGCCGCATCCTCGGCCAGCGCTGCCCCGAGTGCGCCAAGGTCTACGTGCCGCCGCGCGGCGCCTGTCCGAAGTGCGGGGTGCCGACCACCGACGAGGTGGAGGTGACGGGGAAGGGCACCGTCACGACGTTCTGCATCGTCCGCATCCCGTCCGACGTGCTGTCGGTGCCTCCGCCCTTCACGTGCGCGCACGTGCTGCTCGACGGCGCCGACCTGCCGTTCTTCGCCCTCATCCAGGAGTGCGACTTCGACGCCGTGCGCATGGGCATGCGCGTCGAGGCGGTATGGGCGCCGAAGGCGGAGCTCGCCGCGACCTTCGAGAGCATCCGCTACTTCCGGCCGATCGACGAGCCCGACGCGCCGTACGAGACCTACAAGGAGCACCTCTGA
- a CDS encoding OB-fold domain-containing protein, producing MNRMAETASGRLTAAHVLEYPYRRSVGPVMGAFFTGLTERRLLGVRARDGRVLVPPVEYDPESGESIGEMIEVGPGGVVTTWAWVEKPRAKHPLDRPFAWALVRLDGAGSAMLHAVDAGSAAAMRTGMRVRPRWKAEPEGNIHDIVCFEPERA from the coding sequence ATGAACCGTATGGCCGAGACCGCATCGGGCCGCCTCACGGCGGCGCACGTGTTGGAGTATCCGTATCGCCGGTCCGTCGGGCCGGTGATGGGGGCGTTCTTCACGGGATTGACGGAGCGCCGCCTGCTCGGCGTGCGCGCCCGCGACGGGCGCGTGCTGGTGCCGCCCGTCGAGTACGACCCGGAGAGCGGGGAGTCGATCGGCGAGATGATCGAGGTCGGGCCCGGCGGTGTCGTCACGACCTGGGCGTGGGTGGAGAAGCCGCGCGCCAAGCATCCGCTCGATCGGCCCTTCGCCTGGGCGCTCGTCCGGCTCGACGGCGCCGGCAGCGCGATGCTCCACGCCGTCGACGCGGGGAGCGCCGCGGCGATGCGGACGGGCATGCGGGTGCGGCCGCGCTGGAAGGCCGAGCCCGAAGGAAACATCCACGACATCGTGTGCTTCGAGCCGGAGCGCGCATGA
- a CDS encoding TetR family transcriptional regulator codes for MGSRPRLDVSRLRTDDGVPKARLAASQLRRHRRIVEAVVELAEKGGFEGVRLRDVAEVSEVALGTLYKYFHSKEDILLFALTEEIEKLEHAMAAHPVAGRTALARVTRFFERATRGMTYRPQFARAMLRAMASGDAQVASKVASFHSRMTRLIVAALRGKPVDLSRDLSPATSTERERQVAFMLQNVWFASLVGWAGGLHPVKDVSERVRTAAALMYTNYTEG; via the coding sequence ATGGGCTCGCGGCCGCGCCTCGACGTCTCGCGCTTGCGGACCGACGACGGCGTACCGAAGGCGCGCCTCGCGGCGAGCCAGCTGCGTCGCCACCGGCGCATCGTCGAGGCCGTCGTCGAGCTCGCGGAGAAGGGCGGGTTCGAGGGCGTCCGCCTGCGTGACGTGGCCGAGGTCTCCGAGGTCGCGCTCGGCACCCTCTACAAGTACTTCCACAGCAAGGAGGACATCCTCCTCTTCGCGCTGACCGAGGAGATCGAGAAGCTCGAGCACGCGATGGCGGCGCATCCGGTCGCAGGCAGGACGGCCCTGGCGCGGGTCACGCGCTTCTTCGAGCGGGCGACGCGCGGGATGACGTACCGGCCGCAGTTCGCGCGCGCGATGCTGCGGGCGATGGCGTCGGGCGACGCGCAGGTCGCCTCGAAGGTCGCGAGCTTCCACTCGCGGATGACACGCCTCATCGTCGCGGCGCTGCGCGGCAAGCCCGTGGATCTCAGCCGCGACCTCTCGCCCGCGACGAGCACGGAGCGCGAACGGCAGGTCGCGTTCATGCTGCAGAACGTCTGGTTCGCGTCGCTGGTCGGCTGGGCCGGCGGCTTGCATCCCGTGAAGGACGTCTCCGAGCGCGTCCGGACCGCCGCCGCGCTGATGTACACCAACTACACCGAGGGATGA